ttattttcttgatttaACATAATTTTGTTGTTATTCTAGTTTTGAAAATACTCCtcctaatattaaaaataatgatTCATTaataaacttagcatataatgAGTTATGTCATTAAAGTAGAACTCATTGTTGAATGAGGTTATAGACTtatattcttttcttttgaattgtatttacttaaattatattaaaacttattttatgttatgttgtaATTTTACATAATAGTattatgttaattttatttttggattttgaatttatgttatattttcgcttccattttatttgctttattagTATTCTCTTATTAATTCAAATTGCATGCCATTTATTTTTCAGTTAAAATTGATAGATTATTTTTTCGTAAAATATTTGAGTAATGTTATGGAATTATGTTTATAAAATGTTGtccatgatgttcttacaaaatATGAACTTATAGATTTTATAATTGATTACAGTAAAATgttattaatttgaaaaaaaatatatcgattatttttgtaatattagttactaaattagtaattaatatattttcaaggacAATATCTATCTTAAATGTAaatttaatattatatataaaggCATATATTTGTTAAatcttaacttttaatttttgatAATTAATTCTATATTTAAAAGTTAATCTAACTGTGTAATTATACTTGTACAACCAAACAGTACACTTGTAATTACACTGTAATTATATTATGACAAATAACATATCGCCGTAATTATAATATTGTGTAATTACTAGGCTGTGTAATTATTATCCTAGTAATTACATCAATTTCAATTACCAAATGACTTTCCAAAGAGACCCTTAGTGATAAAATGGTTTCAAAATTTCCATCAGCTTACAAATTCAAATTCCAAGTATAGCATTCTCTATTATAGGTAATATACTGGTAGGGGCCGTGACAAATTTCCTTCGCTCCATTACAAAGAGGTTTTCTATAAATAAATCCTTGTGGTCTAGTTTTTTTCGGACCCCATACCTGACGGAAGCTCACCAgactacttttttttttctacatATAAAAAATTCGTTAACTATCTAAGGACTATATTGAAAGTGGTCGAGTGTtttactttcttctttttctttttcactttcttctttactagttcatttgtttttctttttttatttcttcttacaCCATTATTTGTTATAGTTTCTACCGGGGACGGATTTATAGCCCAATATATGAGGCACTTGAACTTATAGTCTCTCCACCAAATTAGGTATTTTTATGTGAAGAGACTAAATGGTGCACTTAGTTAAATGCTGAGTTATTTACCTAGAGTAGCAGAGATCAATTCCTACTTAATTTTTTTCTACTTTCTTTATTTGTGTACCCATGTAtaaaaatcctagatccgcctctgattTTACGAATATAAGATGCTAAAATATGTAATATTACAATTAttcagtatatatatacatatcattCCATTTGCTTTAAATTAAACTCCAAAGAGATTCTTACATAAATAGCCGGGCAaattcattatttactttttctaaccaatatacatagattatacactaattatacacacacatacacacacacacacacacacacacatatatatatatatatatatatatatatatatatatatatatatatatatatataggctatttttttatttaagatcTTAGGTGAAcggttatttgggttaattcttctctCTTTAAACAAATACTATGTGtcaagaaaataatgtcatttaTTATATGAGATCCAACTCTGTTCTTTTTGTTACATCAATTTATCACATCATtcaaaattctaacttctacGTAACTTTTTTCCTCAATCCGTAGACATTTAATTTCACATTTATCTTCATTACTCTAATTATTGTACCCGCATGCATTCTTCAATACAATCTTTAATACTTGACCACGTAATCATCAAGAAAGAGAAAGGACATAATTAAGTGATTAacccactatatatatatatatattttttttggtcaTAGCCAAAAGAAATACTTAACAATAGAATTTTAATGCTTGCTTACCAAgtatttatttactatttatttatttgcttgCACACCAAGTATTTATTTACTCTTTATTTATTTGCTTGCACACCAAGTATATAATCAATTAATAATCAAGTATTTACTATTCTTAATGACCTGTTTAGGAGTTATCTAATATAAACTACTTGGCATTTATTTAATTACTGATtataaagaattaatgatatgtatacgagaaaagaaattaaaattttgatactTCGATAGTAACCGACCATTGAGCCAAGTAAAGTCATACTTAACTACAATTTACGGTTAATATTTTTACACTAAACCACTCCTTTTAAGGGTTTAGGGTTTATTTAGGGTTTAACTGCAGACTTAATTACAATTTACAGTTAATCTTTTTACACTAAACCTCTCCTTTTTAAGGGTTTAACTGCAGAATAGAGAAACAAAAAACAGAGAAGAGGATAGCAATGGGGATGGATATGGAGACAGGAGAAGAATCAGCAGCAGCACAAGAACAAGAGATGATTGAATTGGGGAATTTATCATATCATGTAGTGGAATCAATTTTCTCTaaaatttccttaaaatctcTTGTTCAATTAAAAACTGTCTCTAAAACATGGCGAAATTCCATCACAAACATCCGCATTTTTTACCCTCCCACAACTTCTACTGGTCTTATACTTTTTCTCAAACACAATTCATCCCAAGAATCAATCTTTTTGAAATTACATGACCAATCCCAGAAAAAATTAGCCCAATTTTGTACTCTCCATTCTTCTTCTACCCAtaattttccttatttgattgaTTCTTGTAATGGGCTTCTTTTATATGCTTCTCTTAATAATGAGTTTTGGAGTTATCATATTTCTTCCCCTGTACTTAACCAAAATGTTACACTTTCTCTTTCTCATCATATGTTAAGGCCTGCTTGTTCAAGTCTTGTTTTTGATGGTTGGAATCATGAGTTTCAAGTTATATGTTTCTTTTGGGAAGAAGTTGATTTTGACTCTCAAATGATGAATTGTATGGTTTTTTCATCAGAATTATGGAATTGGAGAGAATCCCAATTGAGAATATTGAACTCTGAACTTCTTTTACAAGATGGATTCTTGAGAGGACAATGCTATAGTCCAAGTGTTTTTTCTGGTGAAAGATTGTATTGGATATGGAGTTTGTGTTTGTTAGTATATGATAGTAAAGGAGAGTTCTTTACACTATTTCCTTTGCCAAGAAACCATAGTGGGAAAAAATCAAGAAAAGGTGTCTACTCTCAGCTTTTATGGGAATCAGAAGGACTAATACAATTCTGTGATCCAGTTAAAAGTGGATTTTTCATATGGAGTTTTAGAGGAAACAACAATAATTTTGATTTATGGAGGCTTAATCATTTTATAAGATTAAATGATTTGATTAATGATCAAGATGTAAGGTTGAGTATGGGATATTCAATTAGGCCTTGTGCATTTAATAAAGATTTGCAAGTATTATATTTGCATGTAATGCCACATACAATTGTTTCATACAGTTTTGAGACTAGGgaattggtacaagtttggtcaTATTGCCATTGCAGAGGAGAAGCAGAGGATTGCTGGATTTGCAAGATTCATCCTTTTGTATTTACTTCTGTTGATTTGCTTGCCTTTAACAAATTGAGGCCAGTTGATTATTAGGAGGTAGTTACATTTTAtagcaattttcttttctttacattCATATACATTGAGACACTAGAATAATATTTCCTATATGTAAACTGTAAAGGCAATTCAtgtattccttttctttttcttatttctttttagttcaaaagcactaagctcccgctatgcgcgtggccggaccacaagggtctattttACGCAGCTTTGtattgcatttctgcaagaggctgtttccatggctcgaacccgtgacctcctggtcacatggcaacaactttattAGTTACGCTAAGGCTCCCCTTCTCATATGAACTGTGATTAGTATAGTTAAATTGTGCTTGTGAGATTCTAATCTCACTAATCATGGTGATGTTTAGTCTTTCGAGTATATTGCTTCTGCAAAAAGATCATAATATATAAAAACACATTATTCATAATAATATCAGAAAACTTGGATCATAAAGAAAGGGCAGCCCGACACAAAGTATCTCGCGTTCACGCAGGATCCGGAGAAGGGCCGCACCCTAAGGGGGTGTGATATAGGAAGCTtaccctgatgcaagcatcagtggttgattccacggctcgaacccgtgtcCTATAGGTTGCACGGAGACAACTTGATCGTTACTCCAAGGCACCCCTCAAAACTTGGATCATACAGGCTAATATTATATTATGTTCAGAGAGTTTCTGAACAAAACCtctaattaaaattattaaagagAAGATAGCAAAGTCTTTGAAGCACTTGGAGGAGGAGAAAATGACATCCCTTCGTCTTCTTCAACCCTAATCACCTTCTTTCCCTTTTTAGTCTCTTTTTTCCCACTAATTTGCATCATTTTTTCAACTGTACTTTGAACATAACCACTATTATCAAACTTCATTTGCATGATAATATTCAGTTGTGACTTCACAAACTTATACTTAGTAAGCCATCTTTGTATTTTCCCAGAAGTAGTCTTTGGTACACTTCCAACTTTAACAAGTACCACTTGTCCAATATCAACACCCTCTTCTTTCATTACTCCTTTCCTTATTCCTTCACATATTTGCTTCAAAAATAAACTCTCTGTTTCCCTCTTGCTCTGCACCTCCGCAATAATTACTATATAtctgtattcagattcagacatCTCGAATGCTGCAAGACAACCACCTCGTAGGAGATGAGGACAACTATTGTAAGCTGATGTCTCCAAATAATGTGGATGTATTTCTTGTCCATTTGGGAGTTTAATGATGTCAGAACATCGACCTGTCACGTATAAATATCTCTGTTCTCCTTTGACAACTCCTCTGTCACCCGTTCGGACGTAGCATTTGCCCACCTTATTTTTAAGTCTGACATTGAACACTTCTTGAGTTAAAGATGGATGTCCTAAATATCCAATAGCATTACTAGGAGATGAAATCCATATTTCTCCTTCAACCCCATCTTCTGCTACTTCATTTGTTTCTTCATTCacaactaaaatttcaatatcaACATCTTCATCAAGTCTAGCACTTGGTAAGAGCTTATTGTATGTTGGAAAAGTCCAAAAGTTGTCACCATTATTACATCTCCATGATGTTGAAACAAATGTGCCATTTTCAGCTAAGCCATATGAGGGAGAAATTGCCAAAGAATTTAGCCCAAAAGGCTTAAAAACTtcaacaaattcttcaacacaaGAGTTATAAATTGGCTCGTTAACGATGATCAAATTCTTCAAGCTCAACATACTAATAGTATTAACAGTTCCTGTCTCAGTCGTCCCAACATGACCACGTTTCAACACAAGTGGTAAAGCAAAAGAAGGAACCGGAGTACAAGTTGCATTaaactccgaaatcaattcaagccaaatcctagGACGATTGACAAATGCATTCGGGGAAGTTAACACACATGTTGCCCCTGATACAATTGTCAGCAACAAAAACATGAGTCCACAATCATGGTACTGAGGTAACCACGAGACAACAACTGTATTCGGACCAAAATCATAAGCTTTCCTCGCGACTCTAACATTATGAGCCGCTGAGCCTGCAGTCACTAAAACAGGCTTAGGAATTGCAGTTGCACCTGATGTGTACTGAATCAAGTACACATCATCAGTTCTGCAACCATTATAACTATTACCATTACCATTACAAGTCACATTTTCCAATTGCATTATCATTTTCTTGCCCTTCAAATCATCGGTTGAAATCCATCGAAGCTTCTGTAAAGCCTCGGACAATTTCTTATTACTAGAGCTCGCAACATACTTATTAACATGTCTAATGTAATCACTTGATGCTATAGCAACTTTTGGTTTTGTTTGAGATATAACTCTAAGAAgatgatggtcattttcattgGAAAAAGATGGGTGAGGAGGGATAATAGGAATAGCTAAAAGGCCAGCTCTTTGACacccaaaaataatttcaaccaaTTCAAGTCCAGGAGAGCATAAAACAAGAACAGTATCATTTCTCCTTAAACTAAGCAACAACTCAGAGGAAATGCATTGAACTGAACTGTTTAATTGCTCATAAGTGAGGAATGAACGTTGAATTGGGCCATTTTCAGCCCAAATAAAAGCTGGTTTGGACTTAAAAGCTGGAAGTTTAGCCCAAATTGGAAGATAAAGATCAACCACAGGTTGGTCAGGAAAACAAGGGTCATAATTTTCATAATTCATGGCGATAATCTAAGTGTATTTTGAAGAGAGATGCTAAATTTTGTATGAGCAAGAAGTTTTACATGCATGTTGTTATTTATACTACGTATTAACTATTAAGACTAAAATAcaatgaattttaaaaaaatgtttgATTGAGAGGTTTTTGATGATTTCTGTTTGATAAGAGGAATTTAGAGTATATATTTCGCATATCCTGATTTATACATCAATAGCCTCGTCAATTTCATGTCTTATTATGTTAAATTACAACGTTATTATCGAGTGGCGAGACATTGACTCCAGCTTCAGCTGCAATATCCGTAAACGCTTCCTCAGATTTAAGATTTAAGATTATTATTCAGATTTAAGATTATTAAGTgcatttcctttttttcctttacaACTACTTAATTGCAAGAATATGTCTCATTCATTCAAATCTTGGACggtatattaaaattattaatatgttATTCATTTAACAACTTATCCAAAGTCGGATTGATTATCTTTGTACGCTGAAGCTGTCAAATCTGCACGAGGATACCGTTTTCAGAAGTTCAGACAAATTTCCGCATATCAATTATCTATCTGTGTTGCTTCATCAAAAaatttactccctccgttccaatttattgAACCTATTTGATTGgccacgaaatttaagaaaaaataaagacttttgaaatttgtggttctaaacaagtcaaaaaggggcccaggttatttgtgtggttataaaagcttctcattaagggtagaattgtaaatttaagcaaaattatttccaaatttagaaatttgtcattctttttgaaacgaaccaaaaaagaaataggttcacgtaaactggaacggagggagtagtataaTATTTCTATGTGTGCACACATTATATTTTAGATACTTTAGTGCTTTTCGGACATAAGATAAAATAGAACGACACAGAAGAAACAAAGAAGCTGGGCTGTGTGTAAGaatagtaaaaatagcacgggctagccagttttcggattgataattgaaaaatagccagcgtttgcaaagtcattaaaaaatagccattattttgctgcaacacagaccggtccagcataatatactggagatcggtgcacttgtgtatgaacttctagcatattatgctggaactccaatacgcggaaagttccaacataatatagtggagattggagcacctgtgtatgaacttccagcatattatgttggaccggtatattatactggaacataatatactggagttatactggaactccagcataatatactggagttccagtataactccagtatattatgctggaatattttccgatttttgaacagtgttttcgttcaaatttatctttacatgaaaagtggctaaatttcgattacttttgaaaaggtggctatttttcaattatcacttgtaaatctagctatttttgaatttctcccgtaAGATTATCCTAAGGATGACACACAGAAATCGAGAAATGATCCAACTTTTTGCCTAAAATGAAATTTGAATGAAAATGATCAGTAAAAATTTCACACACACACGAACTGATTAGTAATTGTTTGTTACTAATACATGAActgaaataataaaatgacaACTAACCATCATAATAGTAAAAAAacttttatttgttcaaaataGTATTACCAAAGATGCAACAAGAATATCCCTACGTTATTAATCTTTGCATAACTAATTTATGCATAACTTGATACGGATCTGAAATTACCTCGATTTTTTCGATCTGTATATTCCATTTAAGTCAAATTCAGTAAAACGAATATCCACTCATCTCTAAGCCAGTTAGCACTTGGTCTTAATGAAACGGTTAGTACATGAGATTACAAATGAGACTTCTCTACCAATTGACTTGGATAAAGTTTAAACAAACATTCTTATATTTACTTCTAAATAAGACAGTACCTGCAGTTTTCCAATTATTATTCCATTTTACCAGATATCAGTAGGAGTGGCAATcgggcggggcggggcggggcggATATGGTTCGGGTTGAAAACGGATAATGAAAAAACAGATAAATTATCCGATCCGAtctatatttaatacggataaaaaacagATTAACcggtggataatatgggtaaccatattatccatgacttcttgcatatgatcacttttggaagaattcttagtctccctaacatgaggaacccccaatttgaagttttacaaatgtaaaagttagatccattggttatccattttctaaatggataatatgattcttatccatatttgacccgtttttaaatggttcattatccaactcatttttagtgaataatatgggtggttaactgttttcttttaaccattttgcaaCCCCTAGATATCAGTATTGTCTCCGGAAAAATCAGCCAATTAATAAGATTGGAGTTACGTTTGTTATGCAAGACTCTAATTAATAATAGTATCCTCTTCGATACTCAACCAACATGGGAGATTTGTACTAAACGTTTaacacttctctttttttttttcttttttttttgaggtGGATATAATATAAGGTTCAAGACAGTTCCAAAGTGGCCTTCCTCAGTAAAAAAGATGGGTCACAACAAAAGTTCTAGCTGAACTTACAAAGTGAATTTACAATGTTCTCAGCTTGATTTTCCACACTCTTTAGTACACCTAATAACTTGTGGCTAAAGTGGGAGCTATTTGCAACCACGAAAAAAAACTTACACAGCCAACTCACAACTCCGC
The nucleotide sequence above comes from Nicotiana tabacum cultivar K326 chromosome 12, ASM71507v2, whole genome shotgun sequence. Encoded proteins:
- the LOC107788866 gene encoding uncharacterized protein LOC107788866, encoding MNYENYDPCFPDQPVVDLYLPIWAKLPAFKSKPAFIWAENGPIQRSFLTYEQLNSSVQCISSELLLSLRRNDTVLVLCSPGLELVEIIFGCQRAGLLAIPIIPPHPSFSNENDHHLLRVISQTKPKVAIASSDYIRHVNKYVASSSNKKLSEALQKLRWISTDDLKGKKMIMQLENVTCNGNGNSYNGCRTDDVYLIQYTSGATAIPKPVLVTAGSAAHNVRVARKAYDFGPNTVVVSWLPQYHDCGLMFLLLTIVSGATCVLTSPNAFVNRPRIWLELISEFNATCTPVPSFALPLVLKRGHVGTTETGTVNTISMLSLKNLIIVNEPIYNSCVEEFVEVFKPFGLNSLAISPSYGLAENGTFVSTSWRCNNGDNFWTFPTYNKLLPSARLDEDVDIEILVVNEETNEVAEDGVEGEIWISSPSNAIGYLGHPSLTQEVFNVRLKNKVGKCYVRTGDRGVVKGEQRYLYVTGRCSDIIKLPNGQEIHPHYLETSAYNSCPHLLRGGCLAAFEMSESEYRYIVIIAEVQSKRETESLFLKQICEGIRKGVMKEEGVDIGQVVLVKVGSVPKTTSGKIQRWLTKYKFVKSQLNIIMQMKFDNSGYVQSTVEKMMQISGKKETKKGKKVIRVEEDEGMSFSPPPSASKTLLSSL